A part of Sinorhizobium chiapasense genomic DNA contains:
- a CDS encoding GFA family protein has translation MTDAVRTGGCQCGAVRFRIHGKLGRPSICHCRMCQKQFGSFFSALVTAPKDGVEWTRDEPSYFQSSVNIDRGFCPKCGTPLTYRHPGGLEIAIGSFDDRSDLAPKIQVNYASRLPWVETIFEQPVHEDPDYYARQEQIISFQHPDHETDRWPAPGAWK, from the coding sequence ATGACCGATGCTGTACGAACAGGAGGATGCCAGTGCGGAGCCGTGCGCTTCCGCATCCATGGAAAGCTCGGCCGCCCGTCGATCTGCCATTGCCGCATGTGCCAGAAGCAGTTCGGGTCTTTCTTTTCGGCGCTGGTCACAGCCCCGAAGGACGGGGTCGAGTGGACCCGCGACGAACCGAGCTACTTCCAGTCCTCCGTCAATATCGATCGCGGTTTTTGTCCCAAATGCGGAACGCCGCTGACCTATCGGCATCCGGGCGGCCTGGAAATTGCGATCGGCAGCTTCGATGACCGCTCCGACCTCGCGCCGAAAATCCAGGTCAACTACGCCTCGCGCCTGCCCTGGGTTGAAACGATTTTCGAGCAGCCGGTGCATGAGGATCCGGATTATTACGCAAGGCAGGAACAGATCATCTCCTTCCAGCACCCCGACCACGAGACGGATCGGTGGCCGGCGCCAGGGGCTTGGAAGTGA
- a CDS encoding GFA family protein has translation MIRRIFTGGCQCGAVRYRAEGTLDDPHLCHCRMCQKAAGNYFLPLANIKRDDFLITRGEPSWFRSSHLVRRGFCRDCGTPLFYDMPGEDFLNIALGSLDDPDDVQPIYQSGIESRMLWFSHLPRLPEKETDNRTEESAARHMLVLESNRQHPDFDTVHWPPKEDPL, from the coding sequence ATGATCAGACGAATCTTTACAGGCGGCTGCCAGTGCGGCGCGGTACGCTACCGCGCCGAGGGCACGCTCGACGATCCGCATCTTTGCCATTGCCGCATGTGCCAGAAGGCAGCGGGCAACTACTTCCTGCCGCTCGCCAACATCAAGCGGGACGATTTTCTCATCACCCGCGGAGAGCCGTCCTGGTTCCGGTCGTCGCATCTCGTCAGGCGCGGCTTCTGCCGTGACTGCGGCACACCGCTCTTCTACGACATGCCGGGCGAGGATTTTTTGAACATCGCCCTCGGCTCACTCGATGATCCCGACGACGTGCAGCCCATCTATCAGTCCGGAATCGAGTCTCGCATGCTGTGGTTTTCCCATCTGCCGCGCCTTCCGGAAAAGGAAACTGATAACCGCACCGAAGAATCGGCCGCGCGTCATATGCTTGTGCTGGAATCGAACCGCCAGCATCCCGACTTCGACACCGTGCATTGGCCACCCAAGGAAGACCCATTGTGA
- the rarD gene encoding EamA family transporter RarD: MAEPNAKIPAENTDSAKGFAFALSAYLLWGFLPFFMKAVAHIPAAEVVAHRIVWSVPLAGLVLLWLGRTQELKLALKSPSMLRMAALTAVLITINWGIYVWAIGAGRAIETALGYYINPLFSIFLGAVLLKERPNNAQMVAIALAAIAVAVLAFDAGGLPWVSIGLCISWGFYAFFRKTLPIGPNQGFFLEVLLLSIPAIGYIIWLEATGQGHFGDTGVADVLWLLSCGIVTAVPLMIYANGAKLLRLSTIGIMQYIAPTMIFVIAVFVFHEPFGTAKLIAFALIWAALFVYSGAMLAESRARRAAQPAPAE, encoded by the coding sequence ATGGCCGAGCCCAACGCGAAGATCCCCGCCGAGAACACCGATTCCGCCAAGGGCTTCGCCTTTGCGCTTTCCGCCTATCTGCTCTGGGGATTCCTGCCGTTCTTCATGAAGGCGGTGGCACACATCCCGGCAGCGGAAGTCGTCGCCCATCGCATCGTCTGGTCGGTGCCGCTTGCGGGGCTCGTGCTGTTGTGGCTCGGTCGCACGCAGGAGCTGAAGCTGGCGCTCAAGTCCCCGAGCATGCTGAGAATGGCGGCACTTACCGCTGTGCTGATCACCATCAATTGGGGCATCTATGTCTGGGCGATCGGTGCCGGCCGCGCCATCGAGACCGCGCTCGGCTATTATATCAATCCGCTGTTTTCGATTTTCCTCGGGGCCGTTCTGCTGAAGGAGAGGCCGAACAATGCGCAGATGGTGGCGATCGCGCTGGCCGCTATCGCCGTCGCCGTGCTCGCGTTCGATGCCGGCGGCCTGCCATGGGTCTCGATCGGACTTTGCATTTCCTGGGGCTTCTACGCCTTCTTCCGCAAGACGCTGCCGATCGGACCGAACCAGGGTTTCTTCCTCGAGGTGCTGTTGCTCAGCATTCCGGCTATCGGCTACATCATCTGGCTGGAAGCCACAGGGCAGGGCCACTTTGGTGATACCGGGGTTGCCGATGTCCTGTGGCTGCTTTCCTGCGGCATCGTCACGGCCGTACCGCTGATGATCTATGCCAATGGCGCGAAGCTCTTGCGGCTCTCCACCATCGGCATCATGCAGTACATCGCCCCGACGATGATCTTCGTCATCGCTGTCTTCGTCTTTCACGAACCTTTCGGAACGGCGAAACTCATCGCTTTCGCGCTGATCTGGGCCGCGCTTTTTGTCTATTCGGGTGCGATGCTTGCCGAAAGCAGAGCTCGTCGCGCGGCACAGCCCGCTCCAGCCGAGTAG
- a CDS encoding GFA family protein — MTDEIQTGGCQCGAIRFRVEGKLGDASVCHCRMCQKASGNFYLPLVSVRGAQVTWTRGERKRYQSSNAVWRGFCCDCGTPLSYEALDGMALAIAAFDRPQGIAPTIQWGIEAKLPYVDRVHELPGEDTMEDVAAGSFLADLVSYQHPDHDTETWPPEAKR, encoded by the coding sequence ATGACGGACGAGATCCAAACTGGCGGATGTCAATGTGGCGCAATCCGCTTTCGCGTCGAGGGAAAGCTCGGCGACGCCTCGGTATGCCATTGCCGCATGTGCCAGAAGGCGAGCGGAAACTTCTATCTGCCGCTCGTCTCCGTGCGCGGAGCGCAGGTCACCTGGACGCGCGGCGAGCGCAAGCGCTACCAGTCGTCGAACGCCGTCTGGCGCGGCTTCTGCTGTGATTGCGGCACGCCGCTGAGCTATGAAGCGCTGGACGGTATGGCACTGGCGATCGCCGCCTTCGACAGACCCCAAGGTATCGCGCCGACGATCCAATGGGGTATCGAGGCGAAGCTTCCCTATGTCGACCGGGTGCACGAACTCCCGGGCGAAGATACGATGGAGGATGTGGCGGCGGGCTCCTTCCTCGCCGACCTCGTTTCCTACCAGCACCCCGATCACGACACCGAAACCTGGCCACCGGAGGCAAAGCGATGA
- the cimA gene encoding citramalate synthase: MTRERIYLFDTTLRDGQQTPGIDFSVEDKIAIAAMLDEFGMDYVEGGYPGANPTDTEFFKRTRTQKASFVAFGMTKRSGVSASNDPGLRALLDAKSDAICLVAKSWDYHVEVALGCSNEENLDNIRTSVEAVVASGREAMVDCEHFFDGYKANPAYALACARTALEAGARWVVLCDTNGGTQPPEVREIVGAVIVGGVPGANLGIHAHNDTGQAVANSLAAVEAGVRQAQGTLNGIGERCGNANLVTLIATLALKETYSSRFETGVDSEKLQELTTLAHAFDELLNRSPDPQAPYVGASAFATKAGIHASALLKDPRTYEHVAPESVGNLRKVMVSDQGGKANFINALKRRGISVAKDDPRLDKLIAIVKEREATGYAYEGADASFALLASRILGTVPDFFHVESFRVMVERRFDANGNLKTVSEAVVKVIVDGEVMMSVAEGHGPVNALDLALRKDLGKYQSEIADLELADYKVRILNGGTEAITRVLIESTDRTGTRWWTVGVSDNIIDASFQALMDSIVYKLLKNRDQIGLIAAE; the protein is encoded by the coding sequence ATGACCAGGGAACGCATCTATCTCTTCGACACCACGCTTCGGGACGGGCAGCAGACGCCCGGCATCGATTTTTCCGTCGAGGACAAGATTGCGATCGCGGCCATGCTCGACGAATTCGGCATGGACTATGTCGAAGGCGGCTATCCGGGTGCCAACCCGACGGACACGGAGTTCTTCAAGCGGACGCGCACGCAGAAGGCTTCATTCGTGGCGTTCGGCATGACCAAGCGCTCAGGCGTCTCCGCCTCCAACGACCCGGGACTGCGCGCATTGCTCGATGCCAAAAGCGATGCGATCTGTCTGGTTGCCAAGAGCTGGGACTATCATGTCGAGGTAGCGCTCGGCTGCTCGAACGAAGAGAACCTCGACAATATCCGCACCTCGGTCGAGGCCGTCGTGGCCTCTGGGCGCGAGGCCATGGTCGATTGCGAGCATTTCTTTGACGGCTACAAGGCAAACCCCGCCTATGCACTCGCCTGCGCCAGGACGGCGCTTGAGGCGGGCGCGCGCTGGGTCGTGCTGTGCGATACCAATGGCGGCACGCAGCCGCCGGAGGTGCGCGAAATCGTTGGCGCCGTGATCGTCGGAGGCGTGCCCGGCGCCAATCTCGGTATCCATGCCCATAACGACACCGGCCAGGCGGTGGCGAATTCGCTTGCCGCCGTGGAGGCCGGTGTCCGCCAGGCCCAGGGAACGCTGAACGGCATCGGCGAACGGTGCGGCAATGCCAATCTGGTGACACTGATCGCGACGCTGGCGCTGAAGGAAACCTATTCGAGCCGCTTCGAAACCGGAGTCGATTCTGAAAAACTGCAGGAATTGACGACGCTCGCCCATGCGTTCGACGAGCTTTTGAACCGTTCGCCGGATCCGCAGGCCCCCTATGTCGGCGCGTCCGCCTTTGCAACCAAGGCGGGGATCCACGCGTCAGCCCTGTTGAAGGACCCCAGAACCTACGAGCATGTCGCGCCCGAAAGCGTCGGCAATCTGCGCAAGGTCATGGTCTCGGACCAGGGCGGCAAGGCCAATTTCATCAACGCGCTCAAGCGGCGCGGCATCAGCGTTGCCAAGGACGATCCGAGGCTCGACAAGCTGATCGCCATCGTCAAGGAGCGCGAGGCTACAGGCTATGCCTATGAAGGCGCGGATGCGAGTTTTGCGCTGCTCGCAAGCCGCATCCTCGGGACCGTTCCCGATTTCTTCCACGTCGAAAGCTTCCGCGTGATGGTCGAACGGCGTTTCGACGCGAACGGCAACTTGAAGACCGTCTCGGAAGCGGTGGTCAAGGTGATCGTCGACGGGGAAGTCATGATGTCCGTTGCCGAGGGCCACGGTCCGGTCAATGCGCTGGACCTCGCGTTGCGCAAGGACCTCGGCAAATACCAGTCGGAGATCGCCGATCTCGAGCTTGCCGACTACAAGGTCCGGATCCTGAACGGCGGTACCGAGGCGATCACGCGCGTCCTGATCGAATCGACCGACCGCACCGGCACGCGCTGGTGGACGGTTGGCGTTTCCGACAACATCATCGATGCATCCTTCCAGGCGCTGATGGACAGTATCGTCTACAAACTACTCAAGAATCGCGATCAGATCGGATTGATCGCGGCCGAATGA
- the pip gene encoding prolyl aminopeptidase, which produces MSVTLRTLYPEIEPYASGRLDVGDGHVIYWERVGTPGAKPAVFLHGGPGGTISPNHRRLFDPALYDVTLFDQRGCGKSTPHAEIEANTTWHLVADIERLRELAGVEKWLVFGGSWGSTLALAYAETHPKRVSELVVRGIYTLTRAELDWYYQFGVSEMFPDKWERFVAPIPPEERHEMMLAYHRRLTSEDRTTRLAAAKAWSIWEGETITLLPEPSTSSKFEEEEYAHAFARIENHFFVNAGWLEDGQLLRDAHKLNDIPGVIVHGRYDMPCPAKYAWQLHKAWPQAEFHLIEGAGHAYSEPGILDRLIRATDKYAGKTE; this is translated from the coding sequence GTGAGCGTTACATTGCGTACCCTTTATCCGGAAATCGAACCCTATGCCTCCGGCCGCCTCGATGTGGGTGACGGCCATGTGATCTATTGGGAACGCGTGGGCACGCCCGGGGCAAAGCCGGCGGTTTTCCTGCATGGCGGACCCGGCGGCACGATCTCGCCGAACCACCGTCGCCTTTTCGACCCGGCACTTTACGATGTCACGCTGTTCGATCAGCGCGGCTGCGGCAAGTCCACGCCGCATGCGGAGATCGAGGCGAATACGACGTGGCATCTCGTGGCCGATATCGAACGCTTGCGTGAATTAGCCGGCGTCGAAAAATGGTTGGTTTTTGGCGGCTCCTGGGGCTCGACGCTCGCGCTTGCCTATGCCGAGACGCACCCGAAGCGTGTTTCCGAACTCGTCGTCCGGGGCATCTATACACTGACCAGGGCCGAGCTCGATTGGTACTATCAGTTCGGCGTCTCGGAGATGTTTCCCGACAAATGGGAACGCTTCGTTGCTCCGATCCCGCCGGAGGAGCGCCATGAGATGATGCTCGCCTATCATCGGCGGCTCACGAGCGAGGACCGCACGACGCGGCTTGCTGCCGCAAAGGCCTGGAGCATCTGGGAGGGAGAGACGATTACGCTGCTGCCGGAGCCTTCGACGAGCTCGAAATTCGAGGAGGAGGAATACGCGCATGCCTTTGCCCGGATCGAGAACCATTTCTTCGTCAATGCCGGCTGGCTGGAGGACGGGCAGCTGCTGCGCGACGCGCACAAGCTCAACGACATTCCGGGCGTGATCGTGCACGGCCGCTACGACATGCCGTGCCCGGCCAAATATGCCTGGCAGTTGCACAAGGCCTGGCCGCAGGCGGAATTCCATCTGATCGAGGGGGCGGGGCACGCCTATTCGGAGCCGGGCATTCTCGACCGCCTGATCCGAGCGACGGACAAATATGCAGGCAAGACGGAATAA
- a CDS encoding LOG family protein has protein sequence MTKQNTPIRSICVYCGSQPGRDAAHMQAGRTLGKSIADHGLRLIYGGGTRGIMGAVASGVLSAGGEVTGIIPEFLMDKEATRHSLGQLNELVVTADMHERKHKMFERSDAFVALPGGIGTLEEIVEIMTWAQLGRHRKPMVFGNINSFWNPMLELLQHMRDQGFVHTAHLVQPLVIDRPEDIVPAILASAAARGREGATEIISKL, from the coding sequence ATGACCAAGCAAAACACCCCGATTCGATCGATCTGCGTCTATTGCGGCTCTCAGCCAGGACGAGATGCGGCGCACATGCAAGCGGGTCGCACACTGGGAAAATCGATCGCCGATCATGGCCTGCGCCTCATCTATGGCGGCGGCACACGCGGCATCATGGGCGCAGTGGCAAGCGGCGTGCTTTCGGCGGGCGGCGAGGTCACCGGCATCATTCCGGAATTCCTCATGGACAAGGAAGCAACCCGCCACTCACTGGGACAGCTCAACGAACTCGTCGTCACCGCCGACATGCATGAGCGCAAGCACAAGATGTTCGAGCGCAGCGATGCATTCGTGGCCCTCCCGGGCGGCATCGGCACGCTTGAGGAAATCGTCGAAATCATGACCTGGGCGCAACTCGGTCGCCACCGGAAGCCGATGGTCTTCGGCAACATCAACAGCTTCTGGAACCCGATGCTGGAATTGTTGCAGCATATGCGCGATCAGGGATTCGTGCACACGGCCCATCTCGTCCAGCCATTGGTCATCGACCGGCCAGAGGACATCGTCCCCGCAATTCTCGCCTCGGCCGCCGCCAGAGGCCGCGAGGGTGCGACAGAGATCATTTCCAAACTCTAA